A stretch of the Vulcanisaeta souniana JCM 11219 genome encodes the following:
- a CDS encoding ribbon-helix-helix domain-containing protein yields MPKTKAKEKMVLISVHIPKQMLEELDEFVKQGVFPSRSEAIRIAIRDLLYRENSRNKNQNVEDLILLPGR; encoded by the coding sequence ATGCCAAAGACCAAGGCGAAGGAGAAAATGGTGTTGATAAGCGTGCACATACCAAAGCAAATGCTTGAGGAGCTGGATGAATTCGTGAAGCAGGGGGTATTCCCAAGCAGGAGCGAAGCAATTAGGATTGCAATTAGGGATTTGCTATACAGGGAGAATTCAAGAAATAAGAACCAAAATGTTGAAGACTTAATACTGCTACCAGGTAGGTAA
- a CDS encoding V-type ATP synthase subunit B: protein MPGIVSYSTVKEVKGPLIVIEKTRGVAYNEIGEVMGPDGEPRMVQVVEVGDNYAVAQVLTGTLGLPAKGSTVRFYGRTLNIPVTEDLLGRVLDGKGQPRDGLPLPPAEEYLDINGEPLNPYAREYPEEPIETGVSVIDGLNTMVRGQKLPIFSGTGLPHNMLAAQVARQATVRGHEEEFAIIFAAMGLKSEEALFFLNEFRRTGALRRLVMVLNLASDPIAERILTPRTALTIAEYLAWYRDYHVLVILTDMTNYAEALRELSSSKGELPGRRGYPGYMYTDFATIYERTGRAKGKKGSITQFPILTMPHDDITHPIPDLTGYITEGQLVLSRALWGKGIYPPFDVIMSLSRLMKDAVGEGKTRDDHKYVANQLIAAYSRSLDVRNLALLVGEANLSWRERRYLRFAEQFERKFVNQGYYERRTFEQTLDIAWDVISVLPEDELTNVPPDISKRYYKRSIFEAVKDTGA, encoded by the coding sequence ATGCCGGGCATTGTTTCATACAGTACCGTTAAGGAAGTCAAGGGACCATTAATTGTTATTGAGAAGACCAGGGGAGTTGCCTATAACGAGATTGGTGAAGTCATGGGCCCAGATGGAGAGCCTAGGATGGTTCAGGTGGTCGAGGTTGGAGATAATTACGCTGTGGCTCAAGTTCTCACTGGCACGCTTGGTTTACCTGCCAAGGGTAGTACCGTAAGGTTCTATGGAAGGACACTCAACATACCTGTCACTGAGGATCTGTTGGGTAGGGTACTTGATGGCAAGGGACAGCCGAGGGATGGACTACCGCTACCTCCTGCCGAGGAGTACCTGGACATAAATGGCGAACCCCTTAACCCATACGCAAGGGAATACCCAGAGGAACCAATAGAGACTGGTGTTAGTGTGATCGATGGGTTAAACACAATGGTTAGAGGGCAGAAACTACCAATATTTAGTGGCACTGGTTTGCCGCATAATATGTTAGCTGCTCAGGTAGCTAGGCAAGCAACGGTTAGGGGCCATGAGGAGGAGTTTGCAATAATATTCGCCGCAATGGGTTTGAAGTCCGAGGAGGCCCTGTTCTTCCTGAACGAGTTCAGGAGGACCGGAGCATTGAGGAGGCTCGTAATGGTCCTAAACCTAGCCAGTGACCCGATCGCTGAGAGGATACTGACACCTAGGACTGCCCTTACGATTGCCGAGTACCTGGCTTGGTATAGGGATTACCACGTACTGGTGATTCTTACGGATATGACGAATTACGCAGAGGCCCTTAGGGAATTATCATCATCAAAGGGTGAGCTACCAGGTAGGCGTGGTTACCCAGGTTACATGTACACGGACTTCGCAACAATCTATGAGAGGACTGGCAGGGCTAAGGGTAAGAAGGGCAGTATCACGCAGTTTCCAATACTAACAATGCCTCACGATGACATAACGCACCCAATACCTGACTTAACGGGTTACATAACCGAGGGCCAGTTAGTCCTAAGTAGGGCCCTGTGGGGTAAGGGTATTTACCCGCCTTTTGATGTGATCATGAGCCTCTCAAGGCTTATGAAGGATGCGGTTGGTGAGGGCAAGACGAGGGATGATCATAAGTACGTTGCTAATCAATTAATTGCTGCATACTCGAGGTCACTGGATGTTAGGAATTTGGCGTTGCTCGTTGGTGAGGCTAACCTGAGTTGGCGTGAGAGGAGGTACCTTAGGTTCGCTGAGCAGTTTGAACGTAAGTTCGTTAACCAGGGTTATTATGAGAGAAGGACCTTTGAGCAAACGCTTGATATTGCTTGGGATGTTATTAGTGTGTTACCTGAGGATGAACTCACGAACGTGCCACCAGACATTTCTAAGAGGTATTACAAGCGTTCGATTTTTGAGGCCGTAAAGGACACGGGAGCATAA
- a CDS encoding UbiX family flavin prenyltransferase, protein MRRIVVGITGASGVVYGVRLLETVRKYSSNTEVHLVISGTAVDIMRHELGISKEHVRNLVDKVYDENELGAPIASGSFKHDGMVIIPCSMKTLASIVHGITDNLITRAADVTLKERRKLILVIRETPLNLIHIKNMELATLAGAVVMPAAPAFYNRPRTIDDMVNFIVGRVLDLLGIENDLYNRWSGYSEDAT, encoded by the coding sequence GTGAGGAGGATAGTTGTTGGCATAACTGGGGCAAGTGGTGTAGTGTATGGCGTGAGGCTCCTTGAGACCGTCAGAAAATACTCAAGTAATACTGAGGTGCACCTAGTTATTAGCGGTACTGCCGTTGACATAATGAGGCATGAACTTGGCATTAGTAAGGAACACGTAAGGAACCTCGTTGACAAGGTGTATGATGAGAACGAATTAGGGGCGCCAATAGCCAGCGGTTCCTTTAAGCATGATGGTATGGTAATTATCCCATGCTCCATGAAGACGTTGGCATCCATAGTCCATGGAATAACGGATAATCTAATCACCAGAGCTGCCGATGTTACGCTAAAGGAGAGGAGAAAACTAATCCTGGTTATTAGAGAGACACCGCTGAATTTAATACATATTAAGAACATGGAGTTGGCGACCTTAGCAGGCGCCGTGGTAATGCCGGCTGCGCCGGCGTTCTATAACAGGCCAAGGACAATCGATGACATGGTGAACTTCATAGTTGGTAGGGTCCTTGACCTGTTGGGTATTGAGAATGATCTTTATAATAGATGGAGCGGTTACTCTGAGGACGCTACATAG
- a CDS encoding valine--tRNA ligase has translation MEFKPKLQEKRWEFSREVELLRKWEEEGLFEVKINEGRPTLVIDTPPPYPSGRPHIGGIAHYTQIDMIARFFRMRSYNVVFPFYADRNGLPVEVQVERTYGINMYEVPREKFLELCRRFLDEYEGEFVSIFRRWGGSFSYWRNGTDSEEYRRVTQETFINLWNRGLIYETSRPTLWCPRCRTALAEAEVEYRDEDSYLNYIKFRVKETGEDIIIATTRPELLPATVAVAFNPGDNRYKRLEGLHAIVPPLNQEVPIVSHPSVKPDFGTGLEMISTFGDTRDLMVVNELKLPMKIVVNPDGTLNELAGKYKGLNVREAREAIIKDAQETGLLVKREPLRHTVPICWRCKTPIEIIVTKEYFLKQIQFKDELVKLVQSEMVIKPPEYAQMLVDWIKSLEFDWPISRRRYYGTEIPIWYCIDEEGNTKAIVPKPGKYYRPWRDEPPLEVKEQCPSGKLVGEDRVLDTWFDSSISWIYATGYTKPNIRVFEKVYPHSILRPQGYDIIRTWLYYSVVRAYLLYGKPPFKYVRVSGMGLDEKGEAMHKSKGNIIDPILPVEKYGADATRFWAAASAKLGSDYRYSEQLIRTGHDFAVKLWNIARFISSFPEVNDNYELTPLDIMILAKLNDVVNTSLRAFNDFDVYIPANIIYDFTWHLFADHYLEAVKSRAYNRDGLFTERQQRGAWFTLYKVLKTVLRLLAPIMPFVTDQIWRSLYGESIHRQLIEDPDPRFDNKEYLSMLEPFMEFNRTIWTYKNRTGLSLNEAINGIVYAPDVLKPLEPELRAMHRIRELRFGKPMGNYEILNESLQVYLVK, from the coding sequence ATGGAGTTCAAACCAAAACTGCAGGAGAAAAGATGGGAATTCTCAAGGGAAGTAGAGTTGCTTAGGAAGTGGGAGGAGGAGGGATTGTTCGAAGTTAAGATCAATGAGGGAAGACCAACCCTTGTAATCGATACACCACCGCCATACCCATCGGGAAGACCCCACATTGGTGGTATAGCCCATTACACCCAAATCGATATGATCGCCAGGTTCTTCAGGATGAGAAGTTACAACGTAGTATTCCCGTTCTATGCCGATAGAAATGGACTACCGGTTGAGGTTCAGGTGGAGAGGACATATGGCATAAACATGTACGAGGTACCTAGGGAGAAGTTCCTTGAGCTGTGTAGGCGGTTTCTCGATGAGTATGAGGGTGAGTTCGTGAGTATATTTAGGCGTTGGGGTGGTTCCTTCAGCTACTGGAGGAATGGCACGGATAGTGAGGAGTATAGGAGGGTTACGCAGGAGACATTCATTAACCTATGGAATAGGGGCTTGATTTATGAGACGAGTAGGCCAACCCTGTGGTGTCCAAGGTGTAGGACTGCTTTGGCGGAGGCGGAGGTTGAGTATAGGGATGAGGATTCGTACCTGAACTACATTAAGTTTAGGGTTAAGGAGACGGGTGAGGACATAATAATAGCGACCACAAGGCCTGAGTTGTTGCCAGCCACGGTTGCCGTCGCCTTTAACCCAGGCGACAATAGGTATAAGAGGTTGGAGGGCTTGCATGCCATTGTTCCTCCATTGAACCAGGAGGTTCCCATTGTGTCTCATCCGTCTGTTAAGCCTGACTTTGGTACGGGCCTCGAGATGATAAGTACCTTCGGCGATACCAGAGACTTAATGGTTGTTAACGAATTGAAGTTACCCATGAAGATCGTGGTTAACCCAGACGGCACATTGAATGAGTTGGCTGGTAAGTATAAGGGACTGAATGTTAGGGAGGCAAGGGAGGCGATAATTAAGGACGCTCAGGAGACTGGTCTGCTCGTTAAGAGGGAGCCCCTCAGGCATACCGTGCCCATATGCTGGAGATGCAAGACACCAATAGAGATAATAGTCACTAAGGAATACTTCCTAAAACAGATCCAGTTTAAGGATGAACTAGTCAAGCTGGTGCAGAGTGAGATGGTTATTAAACCACCTGAGTATGCCCAAATGCTTGTCGACTGGATTAAGTCCCTTGAGTTCGACTGGCCAATATCAAGGCGTAGGTATTACGGTACTGAAATACCGATTTGGTACTGTATAGATGAGGAGGGAAACACGAAGGCCATTGTTCCAAAACCTGGCAAGTACTACAGACCCTGGAGGGATGAGCCGCCACTTGAGGTTAAGGAGCAGTGCCCAAGCGGTAAACTAGTTGGCGAGGATAGGGTGCTGGATACTTGGTTTGACTCGTCAATCTCCTGGATATACGCCACAGGCTACACAAAGCCCAATATAAGGGTCTTTGAGAAGGTTTACCCACACAGTATACTTAGGCCCCAGGGCTACGACATAATTAGGACTTGGCTGTACTACTCTGTGGTAAGGGCATACCTACTCTACGGCAAACCACCCTTCAAGTACGTCAGGGTGAGCGGCATGGGACTTGACGAAAAAGGCGAGGCCATGCATAAATCCAAGGGCAACATAATAGACCCAATACTGCCAGTGGAGAAGTATGGCGCAGACGCAACTAGGTTTTGGGCAGCGGCCTCAGCCAAGTTGGGCAGTGATTATAGGTATAGTGAACAATTGATTAGGACTGGCCACGACTTCGCAGTGAAGCTGTGGAACATTGCCAGGTTCATATCATCATTCCCAGAGGTTAATGATAACTACGAACTAACACCACTGGATATTATGATACTAGCCAAGTTAAATGATGTAGTTAATACATCACTGAGGGCGTTTAACGACTTCGATGTGTATATACCTGCAAACATTATTTATGACTTCACGTGGCACCTCTTTGCCGATCATTACCTCGAGGCCGTTAAATCAAGGGCCTACAACAGGGATGGACTATTCACGGAGAGGCAACAAAGGGGTGCCTGGTTCACGCTATATAAGGTTCTAAAGACTGTGCTTAGGTTGTTGGCGCCGATAATGCCCTTCGTGACTGATCAAATATGGAGGAGCTTGTACGGTGAGTCAATACATAGGCAGTTAATTGAGGACCCGGATCCAAGGTTTGATAATAAGGAGTACCTTAGTATGCTTGAACCCTTTATGGAATTTAACAGAACCATATGGACCTATAAGAACAGGACTGGGTTGAGCCTTAACGAGGCGATTAATGGCATTGTATATGCGCCGGATGTGCTTAAGCCCCTGGAGCCTGAGCTGAGGGCGATGCACAGAATTAGGGAATTAAGGTTTGGAAAACCCATGGGGAATTACGAGATACTAAATGAGTCACTACAGGTCTACCTGGTCAAATGA
- a CDS encoding DUF2153 family protein, whose product MGSEDLKRQAIRAHIAGLITRLENWVKDQRKFMDELQKYGDYIVSQDRLSLLLSSQAMLYYIERALKDFESWLNNPMITSIMPIEMLKELEERLRDIAIEFVRLDIDHTSRYVDILKKMENENEIPDILRLYIEQRGIAQQRGQQGEQGEVPRFM is encoded by the coding sequence ATGGGTTCCGAAGACCTAAAAAGGCAGGCAATTAGAGCTCACATAGCTGGATTAATAACTAGGTTGGAGAATTGGGTTAAGGACCAGAGGAAGTTCATGGATGAGCTGCAGAAGTATGGCGACTACATAGTTAGCCAAGATAGATTATCACTACTGCTTTCCTCGCAGGCAATGCTTTACTACATAGAGAGGGCACTTAAGGACTTTGAGTCCTGGCTGAATAACCCGATGATAACCTCAATAATGCCCATAGAAATGCTAAAGGAGTTGGAGGAGAGACTTAGGGATATAGCCATAGAGTTCGTTAGGCTCGATATAGACCACACGAGCAGGTACGTGGACATACTCAAGAAGATGGAGAATGAGAACGAAATCCCAGACATACTAAGGCTTTATATTGAACAAAGGGGTATTGCGCAGCAGAGGGGGCAACAGGGAGAACAAGGGGAAGTACCTAGGTTTATGTGA
- a CDS encoding DUF2070 family protein, producing MKSRSFEHGYSMIFRGGSLTRYSLLLAIIVIPYLMSLYAHEPIITYLKALVIYSIMFLAVLVTLRAMIYTQSYKGFGTTLSLFNTSLVVFIDLLITLVTHKFIVGFGALSFVLPLSAMIMVLRGLEHNGSSMKKYIIYPLYTLPSVLVTQAFSYLLIGTVSLIKYAILDSVFYVFSFLFIYYVIFKFEASYGGVNILKLFSSYLYASLFEYSEPFERELSRNAVVRDTKVHLFVLSDGGGAGVVTIPELHAGPIAKVGGGYLISDLVNELSRYVKPIVYLHGIGSHELDPATRVDVRKVVRAVTLKVKETLGNETADGECIGRLPVQLHSRNFRITHVPLCDKSLVIVSRLVKSSDDIPLRIYEELKRRTKLDWNNIILIDAQNYYSDDNTWNEDDINELASLLSKIGELEQQRLEMKMCLIHTPKYAFGPIQFEIGDNGLITWGLEVNEKRVLLVVFDGNNLRRELADAIINEFRNYFDIVEVLTTDNHQYTGIARFTRNRGYKVVGDSINHDLIMRHIRRNVKQCLDDMRTMRVKYYPVVVQGIRLIGDSFNDMVRAAELGMIDWKKHFTVLMVLPILTMIALGIALGIL from the coding sequence GTGAAGAGTAGATCGTTTGAGCATGGATACTCAATGATATTTAGGGGAGGGAGCCTTACAAGGTATTCATTGTTACTTGCAATAATAGTAATTCCATACTTAATGAGCCTATATGCCCATGAACCAATCATTACCTACCTCAAGGCACTCGTTATATACAGTATTATGTTTCTGGCGGTCCTAGTAACCCTTAGGGCAATGATATATACTCAATCATATAAAGGCTTTGGTACTACGTTGTCATTATTCAATACATCGCTTGTGGTATTCATTGATCTACTAATTACCCTGGTTACCCATAAATTCATAGTGGGTTTCGGTGCGTTATCGTTTGTTCTCCCGTTAAGTGCAATGATAATGGTATTAAGGGGCCTTGAGCACAATGGTAGTTCCATGAAGAAATACATTATCTACCCACTGTATACTTTACCAAGTGTCCTAGTTACTCAGGCCTTTTCATACCTATTGATTGGCACCGTGAGTCTCATAAAGTACGCCATTTTGGACTCCGTGTTTTACGTTTTTTCATTTCTATTTATTTATTACGTGATTTTTAAGTTCGAGGCCTCATATGGTGGTGTGAACATTCTTAAACTATTTAGTTCATATCTCTATGCATCGCTCTTTGAATACTCCGAACCATTTGAGAGGGAGTTAAGTAGGAACGCCGTGGTTAGGGATACTAAGGTACACCTATTTGTGCTAAGCGATGGCGGTGGCGCAGGCGTGGTTACAATACCTGAGTTACATGCAGGCCCCATAGCTAAGGTTGGCGGCGGTTACTTAATAAGTGACCTTGTTAATGAATTGAGTCGCTATGTGAAGCCCATTGTCTATCTGCACGGCATTGGTAGTCATGAACTAGACCCAGCTACGAGGGTTGATGTACGTAAGGTGGTTAGGGCTGTTACCCTCAAGGTTAAGGAGACACTGGGTAATGAGACCGCGGATGGTGAGTGTATTGGTAGGTTGCCTGTTCAGTTACATAGTCGTAACTTCAGGATAACGCATGTACCGCTGTGCGATAAGTCCCTAGTGATCGTTAGCAGGCTTGTTAAATCGAGTGACGATATTCCACTTAGGATTTATGAAGAATTGAAGAGAAGAACTAAACTTGACTGGAATAACATTATACTAATTGATGCGCAGAATTATTACTCTGATGACAATACTTGGAATGAGGATGATATAAACGAACTCGCCTCATTACTAAGCAAAATTGGGGAATTGGAACAACAGAGACTTGAGATGAAGATGTGCCTCATTCACACACCTAAGTATGCCTTTGGACCAATACAGTTTGAGATCGGAGACAATGGCTTGATAACGTGGGGACTAGAGGTAAATGAAAAGAGAGTGCTTCTGGTTGTTTTTGATGGTAATAACTTAAGAAGGGAGTTAGCCGACGCCATAATTAATGAATTTAGGAATTACTTTGACATTGTTGAAGTTTTAACAACCGATAATCACCAGTATACGGGTATTGCCAGGTTCACGAGAAATAGGGGTTACAAGGTTGTTGGTGATTCGATCAATCATGATTTAATAATGAGACATATAAGGAGGAATGTTAAGCAGTGCCTGGACGACATGAGGACGATGCGTGTTAAGTATTACCCGGTTGTTGTTCAGGGTATTCGTTTAATTGGTGATTCCTTTAATGATATGGTGAGGGCCGCTGAGTTGGGCATGATTGATTGGAAGAAGCACTTCACCGTCTTGATGGTACTACCCATACTTACCATGATCGCCCTTGGGATTGCGCTCGGTATTCTTTAA
- a CDS encoding class I SAM-dependent methyltransferase produces MIDIMPTLKELIKPLIPRELWDKIPRSFDIVGSRSGAVAIIEIPPELEDYKLIIGEAIIKLNKHVKTVLRKVGAREGEFRLYRFEVLVPGPTEVIHREGNYLIKVDPTKTYFSSRDQGDREDIARQVMPGEVILYPFAGVGPYAVAILRKQPFTRLVIAIELNEYAYYYMLDNIKLNKLEGKVLPLLGDAARLMQLFCGVDRVILTLPLGAHKFLGQSLMCVKNGGIVHFYHLGTEENPYGDAEAIAMSYCRELGYDCLILGRRIVRDYAPYVYKVRLDIRVGKF; encoded by the coding sequence ATGATTGATATAATGCCAACGCTTAAGGAGTTAATTAAGCCCTTGATTCCCAGGGAACTCTGGGATAAAATACCGAGGAGTTTTGACATAGTTGGTTCCAGGTCAGGCGCTGTGGCAATAATAGAGATACCGCCGGAGCTCGAGGATTACAAGCTGATTATTGGTGAAGCAATAATCAAGTTGAATAAGCATGTTAAAACGGTGCTTAGGAAGGTTGGGGCAAGGGAGGGCGAGTTTAGGCTTTATAGGTTTGAGGTCTTGGTCCCTGGGCCAACCGAGGTTATTCATAGGGAGGGTAATTACCTGATCAAGGTTGATCCAACAAAGACCTATTTCTCTTCCAGGGATCAGGGTGATAGGGAGGATATTGCCAGGCAAGTAATGCCCGGCGAGGTCATTCTATACCCATTTGCAGGTGTTGGTCCGTACGCAGTCGCCATATTGAGGAAACAGCCCTTTACTAGGTTGGTAATTGCGATCGAATTGAATGAGTATGCCTATTACTACATGCTTGATAACATCAAGCTGAATAAGCTGGAGGGCAAGGTGTTACCCCTTCTTGGGGACGCGGCTAGGTTGATGCAACTTTTCTGCGGGGTGGATAGGGTAATACTTACATTACCGTTGGGTGCCCACAAATTCCTAGGGCAGTCACTGATGTGTGTCAAGAATGGCGGTATTGTGCATTTCTACCACCTTGGCACTGAGGAGAACCCTTACGGCGATGCCGAGGCAATAGCCATGAGCTACTGCAGGGAGTTGGGATATGATTGTCTCATCCTCGGTAGAAGGATTGTTAGGGATTATGCTCCATATGTGTATAAGGTTAGGCTAGATATTAGAGTTGGTAAGTTTTAG
- a CDS encoding TIGR00269 family protein codes for METPACTRCGRRPANYYRTSSGERLCLNCLFRSIEDTVLRTIKKYQLMIEGDKVGIAISGGKDSLTLMYLLGKFRKKGELPKNVELIAFSINEGQPYSCFYRMARSDYVRKLSDEFNIPYRVFTFKELFGVTAAEVAHGLWSKEINIHMCTIDGVLRRRAMNIIGRQLGLTKIATGHNLDDESQTVLLNVTSNDLDRFSWFGPTPEVDREGFIPRIKPLRFVREEEVAIYAHYHGIPLMELECPFVYNNPRYELKFTLARWERDNPNIKHSLVSFGDSLAKLLRERTAKVPLNRCRYCGEPTSGDVCRVCDLISRAGLLDKYLVHLRTLKLTDTQSPS; via the coding sequence ATGGAAACTCCCGCCTGCACCAGATGCGGTAGGAGGCCAGCCAATTACTACAGGACATCTAGTGGCGAAAGATTATGCCTTAACTGCCTATTTAGGTCGATTGAGGATACCGTGCTTCGTACCATCAAGAAATACCAATTAATGATTGAGGGTGATAAGGTCGGCATTGCAATTAGCGGTGGTAAAGACAGCCTAACCCTCATGTACCTATTGGGTAAGTTCAGGAAGAAGGGTGAGTTGCCTAAGAATGTTGAGTTAATAGCCTTCAGCATCAATGAAGGACAACCATACAGTTGCTTCTATAGGATGGCAAGGAGTGACTATGTAAGGAAATTAAGCGATGAATTCAATATACCCTATAGGGTATTTACCTTTAAGGAATTGTTTGGTGTTACGGCCGCCGAGGTCGCCCACGGCCTATGGTCCAAAGAAATCAACATCCACATGTGCACAATAGACGGAGTACTTAGGCGCAGGGCAATGAACATCATCGGTCGTCAACTAGGGCTAACAAAAATAGCCACTGGGCATAACCTCGATGACGAGTCACAGACAGTGCTACTTAATGTAACCAGTAATGACCTGGATAGGTTCTCGTGGTTTGGACCAACGCCGGAGGTGGATAGGGAGGGCTTCATACCGAGGATCAAGCCGCTACGTTTCGTTAGGGAGGAGGAGGTTGCCATATATGCCCATTACCACGGTATACCACTAATGGAACTTGAGTGCCCCTTTGTATATAATAATCCCAGGTATGAACTTAAGTTCACATTAGCCCGTTGGGAGAGGGATAACCCGAACATTAAGCATTCCCTGGTTTCCTTTGGTGACTCACTCGCTAAACTATTGAGGGAGAGGACGGCCAAGGTTCCGTTAAATAGGTGCAGGTATTGCGGTGAGCCCACGTCCGGCGATGTATGCAGGGTATGTGACTTAATTAGTAGGGCTGGTTTATTGGATAAGTACTTAGTTCACTTAAGGACCTTGAAGCTTACAGATACGCAGTCGCCCTCATAA
- a CDS encoding BlaI/MecI/CopY family transcriptional regulator: protein MMVQNERKRRLLLMIGPLEAEVIGILNELKEATAMMIWEELTKRGKKTAYTTVLTVLSRLYTRGFINKREKIINNVRQFVYELSIPYDVKSEIIKEHIGLIIKMFGNDAIQIIRDYLNEISTK, encoded by the coding sequence ATGATGGTGCAAAATGAACGCAAAAGAAGGCTACTATTGATGATTGGACCGCTCGAGGCTGAGGTAATTGGGATACTTAATGAACTTAAGGAGGCCACTGCAATGATGATATGGGAGGAATTGACAAAGAGGGGTAAGAAGACTGCGTATACTACGGTTTTAACAGTATTAAGTAGGTTATACACGAGGGGGTTCATTAATAAGCGTGAGAAGATTATTAATAATGTCAGGCAGTTTGTCTATGAGCTCTCAATACCTTATGACGTTAAGAGCGAAATAATCAAGGAGCATATTGGTTTAATAATTAAGATGTTTGGTAATGATGCCATACAAATAATAAGAGATTATTTAAACGAAATCAGTACAAAATAA
- a CDS encoding ACT domain-containing protein, producing the protein METLYRDLALAFEGKDRVLGEFLIKFITDRPGILAALSNVFADHGINILNMSVNRTQLLLHFIVDLSGADVSLNDLEKELKKFSFVEWVRYRIVEREMFMVPSMILPTFRDKQVLIIELDRVKGLLTNPEFRRIIGDLGSYDASILRNSNLNELVKIGQFRGLGKITLIERNGVITIRSCSELNDKHVIEALMIEYYMGFLHQVLNSNVEVVNRSYEGDCVSVSFKVLK; encoded by the coding sequence GTGGAGACATTGTACAGGGACTTGGCGCTGGCTTTCGAGGGTAAGGATAGGGTGCTCGGGGAGTTCCTGATTAAGTTTATAACGGATAGGCCGGGCATACTTGCAGCATTGTCTAATGTATTTGCTGACCATGGTATAAACATACTGAATATGTCCGTTAATAGAACACAATTACTGCTACACTTCATTGTAGATCTCTCGGGTGCTGACGTATCCCTAAATGACCTAGAGAAGGAACTGAAGAAGTTCTCCTTCGTTGAGTGGGTTAGGTATAGGATAGTTGAGAGGGAGATGTTCATGGTGCCGTCCATGATATTACCAACGTTCAGAGATAAGCAAGTACTGATAATTGAGCTTGATAGGGTCAAGGGACTATTGACAAATCCTGAGTTCAGAAGGATCATTGGAGACCTGGGGTCCTACGACGCCTCGATACTACGTAATAGTAACCTAAACGAACTAGTCAAGATAGGCCAATTCAGGGGACTAGGAAAGATAACGCTTATTGAGAGGAATGGCGTGATCACTATAAGGTCCTGTTCCGAGTTGAATGATAAACACGTAATTGAGGCATTAATGATTGAGTACTACATGGGTTTCCTGCACCAAGTGTTAAATAGTAATGTTGAGGTTGTGAATAGGAGTTATGAGGGCGACTGCGTATCTGTAAGCTTCAAGGTCCTTAAGTGA